From Halomicrobium salinisoli, the proteins below share one genomic window:
- a CDS encoding ATP-NAD kinase family protein, translating into MRTIGFVVNPVAGMGGRVGLKGTDGKVEEARERGAEPRAPDRARAALDALADYGDDVTLLTWGDPMGAEIAREAGFEPEVLGEPAADDDDTTAEDTRAAVHAFVDRGVDLILFVGGDGTAVDVVEALDERDADVPMLGVPAGVKIYSSVFGVSPRAAGQVAATFGDVERAEVNDVDEDEFRAGQVETELRGVATVPNADQRQSAKQLGGGSVEALAEAVAGDVREGVTYVLGPGGTVGAIKAALGFDGTTLGVDVWRDGEVVVADASESEILDALGEENVVVVSPIGGQGFVFGRGNQQLSPAVIRQSEVEVVASRRKLDTVGALRVDTGDPELDEELRGWLRVRVGAFERRLMEVL; encoded by the coding sequence ATGCGGACCATCGGGTTCGTCGTCAACCCCGTCGCCGGCATGGGCGGTCGCGTCGGGCTGAAGGGCACGGACGGCAAGGTCGAGGAGGCTCGCGAGCGGGGCGCCGAGCCGCGCGCACCGGACCGGGCGCGGGCGGCGCTGGACGCGCTCGCCGACTACGGCGACGACGTGACGCTGCTGACCTGGGGCGATCCGATGGGTGCGGAGATAGCGCGGGAGGCCGGGTTCGAACCCGAAGTGCTGGGCGAACCGGCCGCGGACGACGACGATACGACCGCCGAGGACACGCGCGCGGCGGTCCACGCCTTCGTCGACCGGGGCGTCGACCTGATCCTGTTCGTCGGCGGCGACGGGACGGCCGTGGACGTGGTCGAGGCCCTCGACGAGCGCGACGCGGACGTCCCGATGCTGGGCGTCCCGGCGGGAGTGAAGATCTACTCCTCGGTGTTCGGCGTCTCGCCGCGGGCCGCCGGCCAGGTGGCCGCGACGTTCGGGGACGTCGAGCGCGCGGAGGTCAACGACGTCGACGAGGACGAGTTCCGGGCGGGACAGGTGGAGACGGAACTGCGCGGGGTCGCCACCGTCCCGAACGCCGACCAGCGCCAGTCCGCCAAGCAGCTGGGCGGCGGCTCCGTCGAGGCGCTGGCCGAGGCGGTCGCCGGCGACGTCCGCGAGGGGGTCACGTACGTCCTCGGGCCGGGCGGCACCGTCGGCGCGATCAAGGCGGCACTGGGCTTCGACGGGACGACGCTGGGCGTGGACGTCTGGCGCGACGGCGAGGTAGTCGTCGCCGACGCCAGCGAGTCCGAGATCCTCGACGCCCTGGGCGAGGAGAACGTCGTCGTCGTCTCGCCGATCGGCGGGCAGGGCTTCGTGTTCGGCCGGGGCAACCAGCAGCTCTCGCCCGCCGTGATCCGGCAGAGCGAGGTCGAAGTCGTGGCCTCACGGCGGAAGCTCGACACCGTCGGGGCCCTCAGGGTCGACACCGGCGACCCGGAACTCGACGAGGAACTCCGGGGGTGGCTGCGCGTCCGCGTGGGCGCGTTCGAGCGGCGGCTGATGGAGGTCCTGTGA
- a CDS encoding competence/damage-inducible protein A encodes MQVALVTVGDEILAGDTINTNAAWLGRELAERGVDVERVTVVPDRVEDIADVVGDYHAAYDAVIVTGGLGPTHDDVTMAGVAAAFDRDVAESEEALRWLAEDGYSRDDLTEGTADVPEGARVLPNREGVAPGCVVENCYVLPGVPDEMKRMFEDVAGEFAGEARHVAVVDADEPESALLDRIAELRERFPVTVGSYPGDSVSVKIQGTDADAVEEAAAWLDERVE; translated from the coding sequence ATGCAGGTCGCGCTGGTAACAGTGGGGGACGAGATCCTGGCCGGCGACACCATCAACACGAACGCCGCCTGGCTGGGGCGGGAACTCGCCGAGCGTGGCGTCGACGTCGAGCGCGTGACGGTCGTGCCCGACCGGGTCGAGGACATCGCGGACGTCGTCGGTGACTACCACGCCGCCTACGACGCGGTGATCGTCACGGGCGGGCTGGGGCCGACCCACGACGACGTCACGATGGCGGGTGTCGCGGCGGCGTTCGACCGGGACGTGGCCGAGTCCGAGGAGGCGCTGCGCTGGCTGGCGGAGGACGGCTACTCGCGGGACGACCTCACCGAGGGCACCGCGGACGTGCCCGAGGGGGCCCGCGTCCTGCCGAACCGGGAGGGCGTCGCACCGGGCTGCGTCGTCGAGAACTGCTACGTCCTGCCGGGCGTCCCGGACGAGATGAAGCGGATGTTCGAGGACGTGGCCGGGGAATTCGCCGGCGAGGCCCGCCACGTCGCCGTCGTCGACGCCGACGAACCGGAGAGCGCGCTGCTCGACAGGATCGCGGAGCTCCGCGAGCGGTTCCCCGTGACCGTGGGGAGCTACCCGGGCGACTCGGTCAGCGTGAAGATCCAGGGGACCGACGCGGACGCCGTCGAGGAGGCGGCCGCGTGGCTGGACGAGCGCGTCGAGTGA
- a CDS encoding DUF5803 family protein, whose product MRRRLAILGLVAVLAALAGCGSILGPGEPDPEDLNRNATYDWSDEADTAIVVNRSSFKGVYNASNRSTLEAYRTDELGRDRHLPIESLRYRFPNGTVVTPAEHDGLSADQTRERTIVHVPNGSDGQVAFVAPRHGKQFVTPVFVEGSHNVTLPPNARVGVPLLSQVDPGGYETDVDGERMTVSWDEMSGERLRVRYYLQRDLLIFGAVVVAAVVIGSGGALYYYRQIQRLKRRREESGIDIDEDDDPRDRGPPPGMG is encoded by the coding sequence ATCCTGGGACTGGTGGCGGTCCTCGCGGCACTGGCCGGCTGCGGGTCGATCCTCGGCCCGGGCGAGCCCGACCCGGAGGACCTCAACAGGAACGCCACCTACGACTGGAGCGACGAGGCCGACACGGCCATCGTCGTCAACCGATCGTCGTTCAAGGGCGTCTACAACGCCTCGAACAGGTCGACCCTGGAGGCCTACCGGACCGACGAACTCGGGCGGGACCGCCACCTCCCCATCGAGTCGCTGCGCTACCGGTTCCCGAACGGGACGGTCGTGACGCCGGCCGAACACGACGGCCTGTCGGCCGACCAGACCCGCGAGCGGACCATCGTCCACGTCCCCAACGGCAGCGACGGCCAGGTCGCCTTCGTCGCGCCACGCCACGGCAAGCAGTTCGTGACGCCGGTGTTCGTCGAGGGCTCTCACAACGTCACGCTGCCGCCGAACGCCCGCGTCGGCGTGCCGCTGCTCTCGCAGGTCGATCCCGGCGGCTACGAGACCGACGTCGACGGCGAGCGCATGACGGTCAGCTGGGACGAGATGTCCGGCGAGCGCCTCCGGGTCCGATACTACCTCCAGCGCGACCTGCTCATCTTCGGCGCCGTGGTCGTCGCGGCCGTCGTCATCGGGAGCGGCGGCGCGCTGTACTACTACCGCCAGATCCAGCGGCTCAAGCGCCGCCGCGAGGAGAGCGGCATCGACATCGACGAGGACGACGACCCGCGGGACCGCGGGCCGCCGCCCGGGATGGGCTGA